A window of the Rubeoparvulum massiliense genome harbors these coding sequences:
- a CDS encoding gluconeogenesis factor YvcK family protein: MEIEKQHGQPNVVVLGGGTGLPVVLRGLKTYPLNLTAIVTVADDGGSSGKLREEMNMLPPGDIRNVLVALADMEPLLEKMIQHRFNNGSGLSGHTLGNLIIAALTEISGDFVKAVHAFSHVFAVAGNVLPVSEERITLVAEMMDGRVIRGESKIPHAGQPIRRVYLEPRQPHPLPDTIQAIEEADLIVISPGSLYTSTLPTLMVPGVVDAMADARAKVIYVCNVMTQPGETDGFTVSRHLEVLYEHLQRPFVDAVLVNKRPIPDPLLRNYLEEGARPVPIDQQRLVELGVEILYGDLVSNQLLLHHDPDQVGAFLYNWLRENMEKWNGE, encoded by the coding sequence ATGGAGATAGAGAAGCAACATGGTCAACCCAATGTAGTTGTTTTAGGTGGAGGTACGGGTCTTCCTGTGGTCTTACGAGGTCTCAAAACCTATCCCCTTAATTTAACAGCAATTGTTACTGTAGCGGACGATGGGGGCAGTTCTGGAAAGCTACGGGAAGAGATGAATATGCTACCCCCTGGCGATATCCGTAATGTATTGGTTGCCCTTGCAGATATGGAGCCTTTGCTAGAGAAGATGATTCAGCATCGCTTTAATAATGGTTCAGGACTGAGTGGTCATACCTTAGGAAATCTAATTATTGCGGCATTGACAGAGATTAGTGGGGATTTTGTCAAGGCGGTTCATGCTTTTAGTCATGTTTTTGCAGTGGCTGGGAATGTTCTACCCGTCTCTGAAGAACGGATTACCCTTGTTGCAGAGATGATGGATGGACGAGTGATCCGTGGAGAATCAAAGATTCCCCATGCAGGTCAACCGATCCGTCGAGTCTATTTAGAGCCAAGACAACCCCATCCATTGCCGGATACGATTCAGGCCATTGAAGAGGCTGATCTGATCGTGATCAGTCCCGGTAGCCTTTATACCAGCACACTTCCTACTTTAATGGTTCCAGGTGTGGTGGATGCCATGGCGGATGCTCGGGCAAAGGTAATCTACGTTTGTAATGTAATGACGCAGCCAGGTGAGACCGATGGCTTTACCGTAAGTCGTCATCTTGAAGTGCTCTATGAGCATTTGCAACGACCATTTGTAGATGCGGTGCTAGTTAATAAGCGGCCGATCCCTGATCCATTACTGCGAAACTATCTTGAAGAAGGAGCACGACCCGTCCCTATTGATCAACAACGTCTTGTGGAATTAGGCGTAGAAATACTATATGGTGACCTGGTTTCAAACCAATTACTCCTACACCATGATCCAGACCAAGTGGGTGCATTTCTATACAACTGGTTAAGGGAAAACATGGAGAAATGGAATGGTGAATAA
- the rapZ gene encoding RNase adapter RapZ yields the protein MDQEISMVIITGMSGAGKTVAMQSLEDNGFYCIDNLPPVLIPKFAELIEQSGGKIGRVALVIDLRGRQFFDQLFTSLNQLNQFQGLNVKIVYLDASDQTLISRYKQTRRRHPLAPEGSLLDGIQRERKLLEELKGRANLILDTSRMKPLQLRERMVDSFVIKEEGRFPVYILSFGFKYGMPIDADLVFDVRFLPNPHYVDSLRPRTGKDPEVAEYVMKWKDTEQFLEQLTQFLTYLLPQYKREGKGQIVIAIGCTGGKHRSVTIADYLYRYYAQDFRTSIAHRDIEKE from the coding sequence ATGGATCAGGAAATCTCCATGGTTATCATAACTGGGATGTCAGGTGCAGGAAAAACAGTGGCCATGCAGAGTTTAGAGGATAATGGCTTTTACTGTATTGATAATTTACCACCTGTATTAATCCCGAAGTTTGCAGAGCTAATTGAACAGTCGGGTGGAAAAATCGGTCGTGTCGCGTTGGTTATTGATTTACGTGGACGACAATTTTTTGATCAACTCTTCACTTCATTAAATCAACTCAATCAATTTCAAGGGCTTAATGTGAAGATCGTCTATTTAGATGCAAGTGATCAAACCTTAATTTCTCGGTATAAGCAGACACGCCGTCGCCATCCTCTCGCCCCTGAGGGTTCCCTCCTCGATGGAATTCAGCGGGAGCGCAAGCTATTGGAGGAGTTAAAAGGCCGAGCCAATCTCATTTTAGATACATCACGTATGAAACCGCTTCAATTAAGGGAACGAATGGTTGACTCATTCGTAATAAAAGAAGAAGGTAGGTTCCCTGTCTATATATTATCCTTTGGTTTTAAGTATGGGATGCCCATCGATGCCGATCTGGTATTTGATGTCCGCTTTTTGCCAAATCCCCATTATGTTGATTCATTGCGTCCAAGAACGGGTAAGGATCCCGAGGTAGCAGAGTATGTGATGAAGTGGAAGGATACAGAACAGTTTCTTGAGCAATTGACACAGTTCTTAACCTACTTACTTCCCCAGTATAAAAGGGAAGGAAAAGGACAAATTGTGATTGCCATCGGTTGCACAGGTGGGAAACATCGCTCTGTTACCATTGCGGATTATTTATACCGTTACTATGCTCAAGATTTTAGAACTTCCATTGCACACCGCGACATTGAGAAGGAGTAG
- the trxB gene encoding thioredoxin-disulfide reductase, whose amino-acid sequence MAEEKIYDLLIAGAGPAGMTAAVYAARANMSVGMIERGVPGGQMANTEAIENYPGYESILGPDLSNKMFDHARKFGAEYLYGMIKEIREEGNLKVIDCGDKVFKAKSVIIATGAEHRMLNVPGEQELAGRGVSYCAVCDGAFYKGKELVVVGGGDSAVEEAIFLTNYASKVTIIHRRDELRAQKIIQQRAFANEKISFIWNHTVEKILGEEKVEGVLIKDRNTGEEQVFRADGIFIYVGMDPLSDAVRNLGITNEAGYILTDEKMHTSIPGIFAAGDVREKTLRQVVTATGDGSIAAMEAHHYVEALADGEIEEQTTEKVLN is encoded by the coding sequence ATGGCAGAGGAAAAGATTTATGATCTTTTAATCGCCGGAGCAGGACCTGCTGGAATGACAGCAGCAGTTTATGCAGCCCGGGCGAATATGAGTGTAGGGATGATTGAGCGTGGTGTACCTGGAGGTCAGATGGCCAATACTGAAGCAATTGAGAATTATCCAGGCTATGAGAGTATCTTAGGCCCCGATCTTTCCAATAAAATGTTTGATCATGCTCGTAAGTTTGGCGCGGAGTATCTTTATGGGATGATCAAAGAGATTCGTGAGGAAGGAAACCTCAAGGTTATAGATTGTGGTGATAAGGTATTCAAGGCGAAGAGCGTGATCATTGCTACTGGCGCAGAGCACCGTATGTTGAATGTACCTGGTGAACAAGAGTTAGCTGGTCGTGGCGTAAGCTATTGTGCAGTCTGTGATGGCGCCTTCTATAAGGGCAAGGAACTGGTGGTCGTAGGTGGTGGTGACTCTGCTGTAGAGGAAGCCATCTTCCTCACCAATTATGCCTCGAAGGTTACAATTATCCACCGCCGTGATGAGCTACGAGCACAAAAGATTATTCAACAGCGAGCCTTCGCCAATGAGAAAATCTCTTTTATCTGGAACCATACAGTGGAAAAGATTCTAGGTGAAGAGAAGGTTGAAGGTGTTCTTATCAAGGATCGGAATACTGGAGAGGAGCAAGTATTTCGTGCAGATGGTATTTTCATCTATGTAGGGATGGATCCTCTTAGTGATGCTGTGCGAAATCTTGGAATCACCAATGAAGCAGGCTATATCCTCACCGATGAAAAGATGCATACTAGCATTCCCGGTATTTTTGCTGCTGGTGATGTTCGCGAGAAGACACTTCGTCAGGTTGTCACTGCAACAGGAGACGGGAGTATCGCAGCTATGGAAGCTCATCATTATGTTGAAGCTCTCGCTGATGGGGAAATAGAGGAGCAAACAACGGAAAAAGTGTTAAATTAA